The following coding sequences lie in one Thermotoga sp. Mc24 genomic window:
- a CDS encoding aldo/keto reductase, with translation MGIPKRKLGERGPEVSAVGLGCMRMSFGQKNLPDRKEMIKLIRTAVELGINFFDTAEVYGPYTNEELVGEALEPFKGEVVIATKFGFELYENGRPGWKGLNSRPEHIKKAVEGSLRRLRVEAIDILYQHRVDPNVPIEEVAGTVKELIEEGKVKHFGLCEASAETIRRAHKVCPVDVVQYEYSMWWRKPEEEILPTCEELGIGFVAYSPLGKGFFTGTINENSRFDEEDIRSRIPRFQKENLKENLALVELLKKIAERKGATPSQIALAWLLAQKPWIVPIPGTTKLRHLLENIGGAFVELTPEELQEINDALSRIEIKGGRYPEDMEKMTYL, from the coding sequence ATGGGCATTCCGAAGAGAAAACTTGGAGAGAGAGGACCTGAGGTTTCTGCCGTAGGACTCGGCTGTATGAGAATGAGCTTCGGCCAGAAGAATCTTCCAGACAGAAAAGAGATGATCAAACTCATCAGAACAGCCGTGGAGCTTGGTATCAACTTCTTCGATACTGCGGAAGTTTACGGTCCTTACACAAACGAGGAACTCGTAGGCGAAGCACTCGAGCCGTTCAAAGGTGAGGTCGTGATAGCAACGAAGTTTGGTTTCGAGCTGTACGAAAATGGAAGGCCAGGCTGGAAAGGTCTGAACAGTAGGCCGGAACACATTAAGAAAGCAGTGGAAGGTTCTCTAAGAAGGCTCAGGGTGGAAGCCATAGACATTCTTTACCAGCACAGGGTGGATCCGAACGTTCCAATAGAAGAAGTAGCTGGGACTGTAAAGGAACTCATAGAAGAGGGTAAGGTGAAGCATTTTGGACTTTGCGAAGCTTCCGCCGAAACGATAAGGAGAGCTCATAAAGTCTGTCCTGTTGATGTGGTGCAGTACGAGTACTCCATGTGGTGGAGAAAACCTGAAGAGGAAATACTTCCCACCTGTGAAGAACTGGGAATAGGCTTTGTGGCTTACAGTCCTCTGGGGAAAGGATTCTTTACAGGAACGATAAACGAAAACTCCAGGTTCGATGAGGAAGATATTCGAAGCAGGATTCCACGCTTTCAGAAAGAGAATTTGAAGGAAAATCTTGCACTCGTAGAACTCCTCAAAAAGATCGCTGAGCGGAAGGGTGCGACACCATCACAGATAGCTCTCGCATGGCTTCTTGCACAGAAACCCTGGATCGTTCCCATACCCGGCACAACAAAACTGAGACACCTTCTGGAAAACATCGGAGGGGCTTTTGTTGAACTCACACCGGAAGAGCTCCAGGAAATAAACGATGCTCTCTCAAGAATAGAAATAAAAGGTGGAAGATATCCTGAGGATATGGAAAAGATGACGTATCTATGA
- a CDS encoding prolyl oligopeptidase family serine peptidase has product MIKMRNISMIVLTLLVWTLGFGSDNVASEVINIKIPQELKEIPNEYFRPSSQPGTLVELYYDTYESFSYSEKSKIIKKRAIVYLPYGYDKNRKYDVFYLMHGGWGDETTMLGTPDRPSPLKNIIDNAIAAGEIRPLIIVCPTYNNTNENGLDSTSFSLAMQLTRNYHNELVNDLIPAVEGTYSTYAASTSREYLIASRDHRGFGGFSMGAVATWRTFQYALDYFRYFLPMSCGTTLDDEEIFATARRHDLNDYFVFIITGTNDFAYSYDKARVELMEMSPYFINIDERHDGNFAFRVKEGYSHDMKAAMEYIYNGLKAFWGVQNNIKKGLSEAETNLQKSQSQEDFTVNTKIEEVIKYPAFKDFGRLLFPTNKNYYSGDTLGELSLMWYSNINPSKTVEIVNYLKKRADAGETIFYDIYSDEEKLKDPSKKDTGLFFFRGNEGAKTAIIVAGGGFVYVGAMQDSFPHALELSKRGYNAFALIYRPDPQAACEDLARAIAFLYENADELGIDMQDYSLWGGSAGARVVAWVGSHGTESFGEKRYPRPAAVIMQYTALTDVTGKEPPTFAVVGTSDPIVPYRVMMDRIKRIKANGTDAEIIVFPGLSHGFGLGEGTIAEGWIDKAIEFWVKNMKNH; this is encoded by the coding sequence ATGATAAAAATGAGAAATATTTCGATGATTGTGCTGACCCTTCTTGTGTGGACTCTGGGCTTTGGAAGTGATAATGTGGCATCAGAAGTAATAAACATAAAGATTCCTCAGGAATTGAAAGAGATTCCAAACGAATATTTCAGACCATCATCTCAACCAGGAACATTGGTGGAATTATATTATGACACTTATGAATCTTTCTCCTATTCTGAAAAATCAAAGATCATTAAAAAACGTGCAATCGTATATCTTCCTTATGGCTATGATAAAAACCGAAAATACGATGTCTTTTATCTGATGCACGGTGGTTGGGGAGATGAAACCACCATGCTCGGCACTCCAGATAGACCCTCTCCGCTTAAGAATATCATTGATAATGCAATTGCTGCAGGAGAGATCAGGCCACTGATCATAGTATGTCCGACTTATAACAACACGAATGAAAATGGACTGGATTCTACCAGCTTTTCCCTGGCAATGCAGTTGACAAGGAACTACCATAATGAATTGGTGAACGATTTGATCCCTGCGGTGGAAGGGACCTACAGCACCTATGCTGCAAGCACGTCAAGAGAGTACCTAATCGCTTCCCGTGACCATCGTGGATTCGGAGGGTTTTCCATGGGTGCGGTTGCAACCTGGCGAACATTCCAATACGCCCTCGATTACTTCCGCTATTTCCTGCCGATGAGCTGCGGTACCACTCTGGATGATGAGGAGATCTTTGCCACAGCTCGTAGACATGATCTGAATGATTATTTTGTCTTCATTATTACAGGAACAAATGACTTTGCGTACAGCTACGATAAAGCCAGAGTAGAGCTTATGGAAATGTCCCCTTATTTTATCAATATCGATGAAAGACATGACGGTAATTTTGCGTTTCGTGTTAAGGAGGGGTATTCTCATGATATGAAGGCTGCAATGGAGTATATCTACAACGGGTTGAAAGCATTTTGGGGTGTTCAAAATAATATCAAAAAAGGTTTGTCGGAGGCTGAGACGAATTTGCAGAAGAGCCAATCTCAAGAGGATTTTACTGTAAATACAAAAATTGAAGAGGTAATTAAATATCCAGCTTTTAAGGATTTTGGTAGACTTCTTTTTCCAACAAACAAAAATTACTACAGTGGAGATACTCTTGGAGAACTTTCTCTCATGTGGTATAGCAATATCAACCCAAGTAAAACGGTAGAAATTGTTAATTATCTTAAAAAACGGGCTGATGCAGGGGAAACTATTTTCTATGATATCTACTCCGATGAAGAAAAATTAAAGGATCCAAGCAAAAAAGACACAGGGTTGTTTTTCTTTCGTGGTAATGAAGGTGCAAAGACAGCTATTATTGTTGCGGGTGGAGGATTCGTATATGTCGGAGCAATGCAAGACAGTTTTCCACATGCTCTTGAACTCAGCAAAAGAGGATACAACGCTTTTGCTTTAATTTATCGTCCAGATCCTCAAGCTGCTTGTGAAGATCTTGCAAGAGCAATTGCGTTTCTATATGAGAACGCCGATGAACTTGGAATAGACATGCAGGATTATTCATTGTGGGGAGGCTCTGCTGGAGCCCGTGTTGTAGCGTGGGTCGGAAGCCATGGTACTGAGAGTTTTGGAGAAAAGAGATATCCACGTCCGGCAGCTGTAATAATGCAATATACTGCTTTGACAGATGTTACTGGGAAAGAACCACCAACATTCGCAGTTGTAGGAACAAGCGATCCAATCGTACCTTACAGGGTTATGATGGACAGGATCAAAAGGATTAAGGCAAATGGAACTGATGCAGAAATAATTGTTTTTCCTGGGCTTTCACATGGTTTTGGGCTTGGAGAAGGTACCATTGCGGAAGGATGGATTGACAAAGCAATAGAATTCTGGGTGAAAAACATGAAAAACCACTAA
- a CDS encoding DUF505 domain-containing protein, producing the protein MIVTKRHAIVLKKLYEKGEEFSVKEWEDFDRETLWHLELAGLVKPVGVEMYDLTFSGNILGELLTDMIREGVLKNPEEWDDSFRWIGSEVISMIRYSKLAQSRVRGEVAKALEERGFAKEGNLTPHAYTLDEVYHASHPRLIVNSKVAKYLRKMVEGPGESSTLPVEGDELLQLEAMRMIAFSVPKSDIYALTGLGQQIRAALRKGLVVTDELILDELVLDTVAKAYEGNRLSDFERNVLLERGLIDWTGELHPMAEHLYLAWKIYKKGPYLITPAFQISEDEARLLEVIVKLWKRHEKEEDVFPEPKQIEKAVDWEWKRKDLTVKLALYNLEGFGLLKSREHRHGARRTLVYELTSYGEEVLEDQRKNLRSITAVGVKSITMTKKEFAAPNVEWYEQARKEGLVSDAAPTSSGRLYARLSVEVERRPLITNVEMKVLRKVPYKAGVFIEDMNLSEEERIALDSLEAKNLVEILPTNVVTLTEAGQLMKRALSAVSDDVEAPVTPLVIRLLQAIRTHGGLHMREKRIRINPESWKAVERELGVDPETFDETVNLARISKFIAENALTEAGVALLQAVDELARKEYPWVEV; encoded by the coding sequence ATGATTGTAACAAAAAGGCATGCGATCGTGCTGAAGAAGCTCTACGAGAAGGGAGAAGAGTTCAGCGTAAAGGAATGGGAGGACTTCGACAGAGAAACGCTGTGGCACCTTGAACTTGCTGGCCTGGTCAAACCCGTCGGTGTTGAGATGTACGATCTGACCTTTTCTGGTAACATCCTTGGAGAACTCCTCACGGACATGATAAGAGAAGGTGTCTTGAAGAATCCTGAGGAATGGGACGACTCGTTCAGGTGGATCGGTTCCGAAGTCATTTCCATGATCAGATACTCCAAGCTGGCTCAGTCGAGGGTAAGAGGAGAAGTCGCTAAAGCGCTTGAAGAGAGAGGCTTTGCGAAGGAAGGAAACCTCACACCTCACGCTTACACTCTCGATGAGGTTTACCACGCTTCACATCCCAGACTGATCGTAAATTCGAAAGTTGCGAAGTACCTGAGAAAGATGGTGGAGGGCCCGGGGGAGTCCAGTACGCTTCCAGTAGAGGGAGATGAACTTCTCCAGCTCGAAGCGATGAGGATGATAGCCTTCTCTGTTCCGAAGTCCGACATTTACGCTCTCACAGGACTCGGACAGCAAATCAGAGCGGCGCTCAGAAAGGGTCTTGTTGTGACGGATGAACTGATCCTCGACGAACTCGTTCTGGACACCGTTGCGAAGGCTTACGAAGGTAACCGGTTGAGTGACTTTGAAAGGAACGTACTTCTTGAAAGGGGCCTCATCGACTGGACGGGAGAACTTCACCCAATGGCGGAGCATCTCTACCTCGCGTGGAAGATATACAAAAAGGGTCCTTACCTCATAACTCCCGCTTTCCAGATCTCGGAGGACGAAGCAAGACTCCTGGAAGTGATCGTCAAGCTCTGGAAGAGGCATGAAAAGGAAGAGGATGTCTTCCCAGAACCAAAGCAGATAGAAAAGGCAGTAGACTGGGAATGGAAGAGAAAGGACCTCACCGTGAAACTCGCACTCTACAATCTTGAAGGTTTCGGCCTTTTGAAGTCGAGAGAACACAGACACGGAGCAAGGAGAACACTTGTGTACGAGTTGACCAGCTATGGTGAAGAAGTGCTCGAAGATCAGAGAAAGAACCTCAGGAGTATCACAGCTGTCGGTGTGAAATCAATCACCATGACAAAGAAAGAGTTCGCAGCTCCAAACGTGGAGTGGTACGAACAGGCAAGAAAAGAAGGTCTCGTCAGCGATGCAGCTCCCACTTCTTCTGGTCGCCTCTACGCGAGGCTTTCTGTCGAAGTTGAGAGAAGGCCACTCATAACGAACGTGGAAATGAAGGTTCTCAGAAAGGTTCCGTACAAAGCGGGTGTCTTTATCGAAGATATGAATCTTTCAGAGGAGGAAAGAATTGCACTCGACAGTCTCGAAGCGAAGAATCTGGTGGAGATTTTGCCCACAAACGTTGTCACGCTCACAGAAGCAGGTCAACTCATGAAGAGAGCTCTCTCTGCTGTTTCCGACGACGTGGAAGCACCGGTGACACCCCTTGTGATCAGGCTTCTTCAGGCTATAAGAACACACGGTGGACTTCATATGAGGGAGAAGAGGATCAGGATAAACCCGGAGAGCTGGAAAGCTGTAGAAAGAGAACTCGGTGTTGATCCGGAAACCTTCGATGAGACTGTCAACCTCGCCAGGATATCCAAATTCATAGCAGAAAACGCACTGACAGAAGCGGGAGTGGCACTCCTTCAGGCGGTGGATGAGCTTGCAAGAAAAGAGTATCCATGGGTTGAAGTTTGA
- the gdhA gene encoding glutamate dehydrogenase → MSEKSLYEMAVEQFNRAASLMDLEPDLAEVLRRPKRVLIVEFPVRMDDGHVEVFTGYRVQHNVARGPAKGGIRYHPDVTLDEVKALAFWMTWKTAVMNLPFGGGKGGVKVDPKKLSRSELERLSRRYFSEIQVIIGPYNDIPAPDVNTNADVMAWYMDTYSMNVGHTVLGIVTGKPVELGGSKGREEATGRGVKVCAGLAMDVLGIDPRKATVAVQGFGNVGQFAALLISQELGSKVVAVSDSKGGIYNPEGFDVEELIRYKKEHGTIVTYPKGERITNEELLELDVDVLVPAALEGAIHAGNAERIKAKAVVEGANGPTTPEADEILSKRGVLVVPDILANAGGVTVSYFEWVQDLQEFFWDLDQIRSALEKMMKGAFEDVMKVKKKYNVDMRTAAYILAIDRVAYATKKRGIYP, encoded by the coding sequence ATGTCGGAAAAAAGCCTCTATGAAATGGCAGTTGAACAGTTCAACCGTGCCGCATCGCTCATGGATCTGGAACCGGACCTTGCAGAGGTTCTGAGGAGGCCAAAGCGAGTTTTGATCGTTGAATTTCCAGTGAGAATGGATGACGGCCACGTCGAAGTCTTCACCGGATATCGCGTGCAACACAACGTCGCAAGGGGCCCAGCCAAAGGTGGCATCAGGTACCACCCGGATGTCACCCTCGATGAGGTGAAAGCCCTCGCATTCTGGATGACATGGAAGACGGCTGTGATGAATCTGCCCTTCGGTGGTGGGAAGGGAGGAGTCAAAGTAGATCCGAAAAAACTTTCAAGAAGCGAACTTGAAAGACTATCAAGAAGGTACTTTTCAGAGATTCAGGTGATAATAGGACCGTACAACGACATACCCGCACCGGATGTGAACACAAATGCAGATGTGATGGCGTGGTACATGGATACGTACAGTATGAACGTAGGTCACACCGTTCTGGGAATTGTCACGGGAAAACCTGTGGAACTGGGAGGATCCAAGGGACGTGAAGAAGCTACAGGACGTGGCGTTAAAGTGTGCGCAGGACTTGCAATGGACGTTCTTGGAATAGATCCCAGGAAGGCAACTGTTGCTGTTCAGGGATTTGGAAACGTTGGTCAGTTCGCCGCCCTTCTGATTTCTCAGGAACTCGGATCAAAGGTAGTTGCAGTGAGTGACAGTAAAGGAGGTATCTACAATCCCGAAGGATTCGACGTGGAAGAACTGATCAGATACAAAAAAGAACACGGAACGATCGTCACATATCCAAAGGGTGAAAGAATAACCAACGAAGAACTTTTAGAACTGGATGTTGATGTTCTCGTCCCTGCTGCTCTGGAAGGTGCTATCCATGCTGGAAACGCGGAAAGAATAAAGGCAAAAGCTGTGGTGGAAGGAGCAAACGGTCCCACAACACCTGAAGCTGATGAGATTCTGTCGAAAAGGGGTGTTCTTGTGGTACCAGACATACTCGCCAACGCTGGGGGAGTCACGGTTTCTTACTTCGAATGGGTTCAGGACCTTCAGGAGTTCTTTTGGGATCTTGACCAGATAAGAAGTGCTCTGGAAAAGATGATGAAAGGAGCATTTGAAGATGTTATGAAGGTAAAAAAGAAATACAACGTCGACATGCGAACTGCTGCTTACATTCTCGCGATCGATCGTGTTGCGTACGCCACAAAGAAGAGAGGTATCTATCCGTGA
- a CDS encoding SLC13 family permease translates to MIPAIVLIVVFALISVRKFGKVKIQMWQIMLLGALCVVLTGQISISSALKSINLEVMLFLFSMFIIGTALEESGYLHHLSYIIFRRTRNKTELIFSIVFVFGILSAFLMNDTTAIIGTPVVLHLARRNNIKPSILLITLAFSVTVGSVMSPLGNPQNFIIATAGVIKNPFLDFFRYLALPTVLNLLVVFFMVRIFYRKHFVNETINHIKDSIEDVELAKISKISIVLLFSLIILKIILAFLKSSLNIELVHITLLSALPILIFSKKRNEIIKKIDWHTLIFFASMFVLMQSVWETGIFQSIFERLNFDVLSVSAILLVSVIMSQFISNVPMVTLYLPILLEAGAGVKELVTLAAGSTVAGNLFILGAASNVIIIQSAEKRTGDTITFWEFTKIGLPLTVVNILIYWFFLKNTP, encoded by the coding sequence TTGATCCCTGCGATTGTTCTGATAGTAGTTTTTGCTCTCATCAGTGTAAGAAAGTTTGGTAAAGTAAAAATTCAAATGTGGCAGATAATGCTTCTTGGGGCACTTTGTGTCGTATTAACAGGACAAATTTCTATCTCCAGTGCTTTGAAGTCGATAAACCTTGAAGTTATGTTGTTTTTGTTCAGCATGTTCATTATAGGGACCGCTCTTGAAGAAAGTGGATACCTGCATCATCTTTCTTACATCATCTTTAGAAGAACTCGCAACAAAACAGAACTGATCTTTTCAATCGTTTTTGTGTTCGGTATTTTGTCAGCGTTTCTTATGAACGATACTACGGCAATCATTGGTACTCCCGTTGTTCTTCACCTTGCGAGAAGAAACAACATAAAACCGTCGATTCTTTTGATCACTCTTGCTTTTTCCGTGACTGTTGGAAGTGTTATGAGCCCTCTCGGTAATCCACAGAATTTCATTATAGCCACGGCGGGAGTTATAAAGAATCCTTTCTTGGACTTCTTTAGATATCTCGCCTTACCAACTGTTCTTAATCTCCTGGTAGTGTTCTTCATGGTGAGAATTTTCTACAGGAAACATTTCGTAAATGAAACGATTAACCATATCAAAGATTCAATTGAAGATGTTGAACTCGCAAAAATTTCCAAGATTTCGATTGTTCTTCTTTTTTCCCTGATCATTCTCAAAATCATTCTTGCTTTTTTGAAGTCTTCTTTGAACATTGAACTGGTTCATATCACACTTCTCTCTGCCTTACCCATTCTTATTTTCAGCAAGAAGAGAAATGAAATCATCAAAAAGATCGATTGGCATACTCTTATCTTTTTTGCTTCTATGTTTGTTCTGATGCAAAGTGTCTGGGAAACTGGAATTTTCCAATCTATCTTCGAACGCCTGAATTTTGATGTTCTTTCCGTATCTGCGATCTTACTGGTGAGTGTTATCATGAGCCAATTCATCTCAAATGTACCCATGGTTACACTCTATCTTCCAATACTTCTTGAAGCTGGTGCTGGTGTAAAAGAACTCGTTACACTTGCTGCTGGTAGCACAGTGGCCGGAAATTTGTTCATACTTGGTGCTGCCAGCAACGTCATAATCATACAGAGCGCCGAAAAAAGAACGGGAGACACAATCACTTTCTGGGAATTCACAAAAATTGGCCTTCCACTAACGGTAGTAAATATTCTCATCTACTGGTTTTTTTTAAAAAACACTCCCTGA
- a CDS encoding nucleotidyltransferase domain-containing protein, which translates to MIRPEYLRVLRKIYDRLKNEKVNWVVTGSLSFALQGVPVEVHDIDIQTDEEGAYEIERIFSEFVSKKVRFSSTEKICSHFGELIIDGIKVEIMGDIRKRLEDGTWEDPVDLNKYKRFVETHGMKIPVLSLEYEYQAYLKLGRVEKAETLRKWLNERKG; encoded by the coding sequence ATGATAAGGCCCGAATATCTTCGCGTTCTTCGTAAAATATACGACCGACTGAAAAATGAGAAAGTGAACTGGGTAGTTACAGGTAGTCTCAGTTTTGCGCTGCAGGGAGTTCCTGTTGAAGTTCACGATATCGACATTCAAACTGATGAAGAAGGAGCTTATGAAATCGAACGCATTTTCTCTGAGTTCGTAAGCAAAAAGGTCAGGTTTTCTTCCACGGAAAAAATCTGTTCTCATTTCGGTGAATTAATTATCGATGGAATAAAAGTTGAAATTATGGGAGATATTCGAAAACGGCTCGAAGATGGAACCTGGGAAGATCCCGTAGATTTGAACAAATACAAAAGGTTTGTAGAAACACATGGAATGAAAATACCGGTTTTATCCCTGGAGTATGAATATCAGGCATATTTGAAACTGGGCAGGGTAGAGAAAGCCGAGACGTTGAGAAAGTGGTTAAACGAAAGGAAGGGGTGA
- a CDS encoding AAA family ATPase, whose product MEVIDLLFSLTPKTKKEDLFDREKELKDLEKLLQTYPIVVITGLRRVGKSSLVKVFLNESDLLHITVDGRRLYETSGGNISSHHLTRFLGEELSRISKSQKLMNVLKRVRGITVSGTSIELNPKEFSLSDLLEKLNETAKRRKKKMVIFFDEAQYLRYYGSRGGSDLLALLAYSYDNFENVRFIISGSEVGVLHDFLKLEDYSSPLHGRGIGFLTVRPFTFDQSVDFLMEGFREVGEKVNFDVEEIVREIDGIVGYLVLFGVKYLEKKNKDEALKEVFHAVKALFEKEMEELRKRSERYPFILRQISRGINTWSALKNIFRAKGDFIGDSRLYSLLETLEKMSFIEKTQNGYRIVDPVFEKILSE is encoded by the coding sequence ATGGAGGTGATCGACTTGCTCTTCTCCCTCACTCCCAAGACGAAAAAGGAAGATCTCTTCGACAGAGAAAAAGAACTGAAAGACCTCGAAAAACTGCTCCAAACCTACCCGATCGTTGTGATCACCGGTCTGAGACGGGTTGGAAAGTCCTCCCTCGTGAAAGTCTTTCTGAACGAAAGCGATCTCTTACACATAACCGTGGACGGAAGAAGACTCTACGAAACATCGGGAGGTAACATCTCATCCCATCATCTCACAAGATTTCTCGGAGAAGAGCTGTCCAGAATATCGAAATCTCAGAAACTTATGAACGTTCTCAAGAGGGTCCGTGGGATCACGGTGAGTGGAACATCGATAGAACTCAATCCAAAGGAGTTCAGTCTCTCTGATCTTCTCGAAAAGCTGAACGAAACGGCAAAGAGGCGAAAGAAAAAGATGGTCATCTTCTTCGATGAGGCGCAGTATCTAAGATACTACGGCTCTCGCGGCGGAAGCGATCTTCTGGCACTCCTTGCCTACTCCTACGACAACTTCGAAAACGTACGCTTCATCATCAGCGGTTCAGAAGTCGGCGTTCTCCACGATTTTTTGAAACTCGAAGACTACAGCTCACCCCTCCACGGCCGTGGAATAGGTTTTCTCACGGTGAGACCGTTCACCTTCGATCAATCCGTGGACTTCCTCATGGAAGGCTTTCGAGAGGTGGGAGAGAAGGTCAACTTCGACGTGGAAGAAATCGTGAGAGAAATAGACGGCATAGTGGGGTATCTCGTCCTGTTTGGAGTGAAGTACCTCGAAAAGAAGAACAAAGATGAAGCGCTGAAAGAGGTGTTCCATGCCGTGAAGGCCCTTTTTGAAAAGGAAATGGAAGAGCTCAGAAAAAGGAGCGAAAGGTATCCGTTCATATTGAGACAGATCTCAAGAGGTATAAACACCTGGTCTGCTCTGAAAAACATCTTTCGCGCAAAAGGCGACTTCATCGGTGACTCCCGATTGTACTCTCTCCTCGAAACTCTGGAAAAGATGTCCTTCATAGAAAAAACACAGAACGGATACAGAATAGTTGATCCGGTTTTTGAGAAGATTTTGAGCGAATGA
- a CDS encoding AraC family transcriptional regulator, producing the protein MKKIMDEFDHTRRKLIERILHLTEKQPVVRPLPGLTVGRRESPTEPSTYILPPSICIAVQGAKRVLIGEEYYIYDVENFLLNSFDIPVIAQVIEASKEKPYIGITWEIDMEILMEIVVEQKLNTRPTASSRGTSLGKVTYQLLDAFKRMLDLLDEPEHISALLPVIKKEIIYRLLVSEQGSKLIQIALSGKNDVIAALNIELSERTLQRTREHEKACRDRRNERVDFLSEFQDSHRHHSSSVPEKASIVRGKEASHGRKRCHNRSLPGGIREPLSVQQRVQKILRCFSFTGCKESEGRTSHEDPLLIADDGASVL; encoded by the coding sequence ATGAAAAAAATCATGGATGAATTCGATCACACTCGGAGAAAGCTGATTGAAAGGATTTTACATCTCACAGAAAAACAACCCGTGGTGAGACCACTTCCGGGTCTGACTGTGGGCAGGAGGGAGTCTCCTACAGAACCTTCCACTTACATTCTTCCGCCATCGATATGCATCGCAGTTCAGGGTGCAAAGCGCGTTCTCATTGGAGAAGAGTACTACATTTATGACGTGGAGAATTTTCTTCTCAACTCTTTCGACATTCCCGTGATTGCCCAGGTGATAGAAGCTTCTAAGGAAAAACCTTATATCGGAATAACCTGGGAGATAGACATGGAGATCCTCATGGAGATCGTTGTTGAGCAAAAGCTCAATACAAGACCCACCGCGTCATCCCGCGGTACATCGCTGGGGAAGGTCACTTACCAGCTCTTAGACGCTTTCAAAAGGATGCTGGATCTCCTCGATGAACCGGAACACATTTCCGCACTCCTTCCCGTGATAAAAAAAGAGATCATCTACAGGCTCCTTGTGAGCGAACAGGGATCAAAACTCATCCAGATTGCGCTCTCTGGAAAGAACGATGTGATAGCAGCATTGAATATTGAATTATCTGAAAGAACACTTCAGCGAACCCGTGAACATGAAAAAGCTTGCCGAGACCGTCGGAATGAGCGTGTCGACTTTTTATCAGAATTTCAAGATTCTCACCGGCATCACTCCTCTTCAGTACCAGAAAAAGCTTCGATTGTGCGAGGCAAGGAAGCTTCTCATGGCAGGAAACGATGTCACAACCGCAGCCTACCAGGTGGGATACGAGAGCCTCTCTCAGTTCAGCAGAGAGTACAAAAGATTCTTCGGTGTTTCTCCTTCACAGGATGCAAAGAATCTGAGGGAAGAACCTCACACGAGGATCCTTTATTGATTGCAGATGATGGTGCTTCTGTGCTATAA
- a CDS encoding aldo/keto reductase, which translates to MQVPKVTLNNGVEMPILGYGVFQIPPEKTEECVYEAIKVGYRLIDTAAAYMNEEAVGMAIKRAIEEGLTSREELFITTKLWIQDAGYESAKRAFEKSLKKLQLEYIDLYLIHQPFGDIHCAWRAMEELYRDGLVRAIGVSNFHPDRLMDLIVHHEVIPAVNQIEIHPFYQRQEEIEFMRNYNIQPEAWGPFAEGRKNIFQNEVLRSIAEKYGKTVAQVILRWLTQKGIVAIPKTVRRERMIENISIFDFELTQEDMEKIATLDEGQSAFFSHRDPEIVKWICSRKI; encoded by the coding sequence ATGCAGGTTCCAAAAGTCACTTTGAACAACGGTGTAGAAATGCCTATTCTGGGATACGGAGTTTTCCAGATACCACCAGAAAAGACTGAAGAATGTGTCTATGAGGCCATCAAGGTGGGTTACAGACTCATCGATACTGCAGCAGCCTACATGAACGAGGAAGCTGTGGGAATGGCCATCAAACGGGCTATCGAAGAAGGACTCACCTCGAGGGAAGAACTCTTCATCACCACCAAGCTCTGGATACAGGACGCAGGTTATGAGTCTGCAAAGAGGGCTTTTGAAAAGTCTCTGAAGAAGCTTCAGCTTGAGTACATCGATCTTTATCTCATTCACCAACCCTTTGGAGATATACACTGTGCCTGGAGGGCTATGGAAGAGCTGTACAGAGATGGTTTGGTAAGAGCCATAGGTGTGAGCAATTTCCATCCTGATCGACTGATGGACTTGATCGTTCATCATGAGGTGATCCCAGCGGTGAACCAGATCGAGATTCATCCGTTTTATCAGAGGCAAGAGGAGATCGAATTCATGAGAAATTACAACATCCAGCCTGAAGCCTGGGGTCCTTTCGCTGAGGGAAGAAAAAACATTTTCCAGAACGAAGTGCTCAGATCGATCGCGGAAAAGTACGGCAAAACGGTTGCGCAGGTCATTCTGAGATGGCTCACCCAGAAAGGAATCGTTGCCATTCCCAAAACTGTGAGAAGAGAGAGAATGATAGAAAACATCAGTATCTTCGATTTTGAACTCACGCAGGAAGACATGGAAAAGATCGCAACGCTCGATGAAGGGCAGAGTGCGTTCTTCTCCCACAGGGATCCCGAGATCGTCAAATGGATTTGTTCACGGAAAATATAG